A region of Brevundimonas sp. NIBR10 DNA encodes the following proteins:
- a CDS encoding glycosyltransferase family 61 protein — protein sequence MTGFDIIGDLATDNDVLKGTVDLARRPIDRIRVDREAARETTELLVGRLRDVLVTSYYLPVHVESHRLLINQSYFDIVRWFPDMRPMVDGDEFRLIAEARTIEGPHVVIGGPVDGVWYHWLVSWCARLLILKQLRRDIFDDPSVRFLIDGAASKPPYIDLVRAMGVNEDRITFVSESADDVLVRDAILVSFPDQRFLYPDLVRDFAATVRQAFDVATVETAKPSMIASWLGRRPASALRGGRRIFTSRQAFPNPKRRIHNFEAAAEVLNRFGFEIVNLAELSARDQVEMFAAAEFVVGVHGSDLADLMFCSPGAQVLVIENQRNVTMGIAASLDVLCQIVSAGYHHMIVEEAIDPDADYASFTDEHNRDVIVPPDALERELRAMGCLPIDER from the coding sequence ATGACAGGGTTCGATATCATTGGCGATCTGGCCACGGACAATGATGTCCTGAAAGGCACGGTCGATCTCGCGCGCCGGCCTATCGATCGCATTCGCGTCGATCGCGAAGCGGCCCGGGAAACGACCGAACTGCTGGTGGGGCGTCTACGGGACGTTTTGGTTACCAGCTACTACCTTCCGGTCCATGTCGAGAGCCACAGGCTGCTCATCAACCAGAGCTATTTCGATATCGTCCGCTGGTTTCCCGACATGCGGCCGATGGTCGATGGCGACGAATTCCGACTGATCGCCGAGGCGCGGACCATCGAGGGCCCACATGTGGTGATCGGGGGACCCGTCGACGGGGTCTGGTATCACTGGCTGGTCAGCTGGTGCGCACGGCTGCTGATCCTGAAACAGCTCAGGCGCGACATCTTCGACGATCCGTCCGTAAGGTTCCTGATCGACGGCGCGGCGTCGAAGCCCCCCTATATCGACTTGGTCAGGGCCATGGGGGTGAACGAGGACCGCATAACCTTCGTCAGCGAAAGCGCCGACGACGTTCTGGTCAGGGACGCGATCCTGGTCAGCTTTCCGGACCAGAGGTTCCTCTATCCCGACTTGGTCCGGGACTTCGCAGCGACGGTGCGACAGGCCTTCGACGTGGCGACCGTCGAGACGGCCAAGCCGTCGATGATCGCCTCATGGCTGGGGCGGCGTCCGGCTTCGGCGCTGCGCGGCGGACGACGTATATTCACCAGCCGGCAAGCGTTTCCGAACCCCAAACGGCGCATCCATAATTTCGAGGCCGCAGCCGAGGTTCTGAACCGGTTCGGCTTCGAGATCGTCAATCTGGCCGAGCTCTCGGCGCGTGATCAGGTGGAGATGTTCGCGGCGGCCGAGTTCGTCGTCGGGGTTCACGGCTCGGACTTGGCCGACCTGATGTTCTGTTCGCCGGGCGCCCAGGTGCTGGTCATCGAGAACCAGCGCAATGTGACCATGGGGATCGCGGCGTCGCTGGACGTCCTGTGCCAGATCGTCTCGGCCGGGTACCACCACATGATTGTGGAAGAGGCCATCGACCCCGACGCCGACTATGCGAGTTTCACCGACGAGCACAATCGCGACGTGATCGTTCCGCCGGATGCCCTGGAGCGCGAGCTGCGGGCCATGGGTTGCCTTCCGATCGACGAGCGCTGA
- a CDS encoding class I SAM-dependent methyltransferase: MPSVDVQDMRAFFDDYVVRDFPGRRATDGGKFQWPGDEWVTAEVREATYSTLLEPPPGQPWRSIVEIGPGSGKYTEMLLDRSMAKLIAFELSPALLESMHQRCATAVASGRLDGRPIDWTSNDGLLTAIGPEVGTVDLFFAVDVFLMMDFQSTLAYLVSAANSLRVGGRFAATFGDADTQSGWDRMIRDTGRHSAFSLQPDTRFHWLSKGFLDDVFTRLGFRILTSVSGPDGGDHGPLDIARRYIVAELVDPAPGQALRRQLSGEI, translated from the coding sequence ATGCCCAGCGTAGACGTCCAGGATATGCGCGCCTTTTTCGACGACTATGTCGTGCGCGATTTCCCCGGCCGGCGCGCGACGGACGGCGGAAAATTTCAGTGGCCGGGCGATGAATGGGTTACCGCCGAGGTGCGGGAAGCGACCTATTCTACGCTTCTTGAGCCCCCGCCCGGACAACCCTGGCGTTCGATCGTCGAGATCGGTCCGGGATCCGGAAAATACACCGAGATGCTGCTAGATCGCAGTATGGCAAAGCTTATCGCCTTCGAGCTGAGTCCCGCCCTGCTAGAGTCGATGCATCAGCGATGCGCGACGGCGGTGGCTTCGGGACGGCTGGACGGTCGCCCCATCGACTGGACCTCGAACGACGGTTTGCTGACCGCGATCGGCCCTGAGGTCGGCACGGTCGACCTGTTCTTCGCGGTCGACGTTTTCCTCATGATGGATTTCCAGTCGACCCTCGCCTACCTGGTCAGTGCGGCAAATTCACTCAGGGTCGGCGGACGGTTCGCCGCGACCTTCGGCGACGCCGACACCCAGAGCGGCTGGGACCGGATGATTCGCGATACCGGACGCCATTCGGCCTTCAGCCTGCAACCGGATACGCGCTTCCACTGGCTGTCCAAAGGCTTCCTCGACGACGTCTTCACGCGTCTGGGGTTCCGTATCCTGACCAGCGTCTCGGGGCCGGACGGCGGCGATCACGGGCCCCTGGATATCGCGCGGCGCTATATCGTCGCCGAGCTCGTGGATCCGGCACCGGGTCAGGCGCTGCGTCGGCAGCTTTCCGGCGAGATCTGA
- the rffA gene encoding dTDP-4-amino-4,6-dideoxygalactose transaminase — MPHLVVPPVIPPRPLAVFTTAPDRQIRFSRSNVRADEVAAVMEALHGDHHAGNGAFTARCHQRLEAMVPGTRALATHSCTGALEMASLLLDLEPGDEVIMPSWTFASTANAVVLRGAVPVFVDVMPDTLNINVDLAAEAVTDKTRAIFCVHYAGVGCDMEALQALCDRHGLALVEDAAQAVGATWRGRALGGIGDIGTFSFHASKNISCGEGGALLVKSPEHMARAEMLWEKGTDRVRFGRGEVTAYEWQTVGSSFLPSEITAALLDAALRNEPTKTARRVAAWNHYDQQLRAAGVDRHLVLPDIPADAAHNGHIYHMRTADQAARDALKADMARVGVEVTTHYQPLHLTPAGLRYGRLSGPDDVTVRASRTLLRLPMDGSISRDAQDQVIRALLTVLPA, encoded by the coding sequence ATGCCTCACCTCGTCGTCCCCCCGGTCATACCGCCCCGGCCACTCGCCGTTTTTACGACGGCGCCGGATCGCCAGATCCGGTTCTCGAGATCCAACGTCCGCGCTGACGAAGTCGCCGCCGTGATGGAGGCCCTGCACGGAGACCATCATGCCGGGAATGGGGCGTTCACGGCGCGCTGCCATCAGCGGCTTGAGGCGATGGTCCCGGGCACACGCGCCCTGGCTACGCATTCCTGCACCGGCGCGCTCGAGATGGCGTCCCTGCTGCTGGACCTGGAGCCGGGCGACGAGGTTATCATGCCCTCGTGGACCTTCGCCTCGACGGCCAACGCGGTCGTGCTGCGGGGTGCGGTTCCTGTGTTCGTGGACGTGATGCCCGATACGCTGAACATCAATGTCGATCTGGCCGCCGAGGCCGTGACGGACAAAACCCGGGCCATCTTCTGCGTCCACTATGCCGGCGTCGGCTGCGACATGGAGGCTCTTCAGGCCCTGTGCGACCGGCACGGCCTGGCCCTGGTCGAGGATGCGGCCCAGGCCGTCGGCGCGACCTGGCGCGGCAGGGCGCTGGGCGGCATCGGCGACATCGGCACCTTCAGCTTCCACGCCTCCAAGAACATCAGTTGTGGCGAGGGTGGCGCCCTGCTGGTCAAGTCGCCCGAGCATATGGCCCGTGCCGAAATGCTCTGGGAAAAGGGCACCGACCGGGTCCGGTTCGGACGCGGCGAGGTCACCGCCTATGAATGGCAGACCGTGGGCTCGTCCTTCCTGCCGTCCGAGATCACCGCCGCCCTGCTGGACGCAGCCCTGCGCAACGAACCGACCAAGACTGCAAGGCGGGTCGCCGCCTGGAACCACTACGACCAGCAACTGCGCGCTGCCGGTGTCGACAGACATCTGGTGTTGCCGGACATTCCCGCAGACGCCGCGCACAACGGGCACATCTACCATATGCGAACGGCGGACCAGGCGGCGCGTGACGCGCTGAAGGCCGACATGGCGCGGGTCGGGGTCGAGGTCACGACCCACTACCAACCGCTGCATCTGACACCGGCCGGGCTGCGTTACGGTCGACTCAGCGGCCCTGATGACGTTACCGTTCGGGCGTCCCGGACCCTGCTGCGCCTGCCGATGGACGGGTCGATCTCGCGCGACGCCCAGGACCAGGTCATCCGGGCCCTGCTGACGGTGTTGCCGGCCTAG
- a CDS encoding TetR/AcrR family transcriptional regulator — protein MTAHSTLAPVAVADPDPRCQVVLRAARRAFMTQGYAATRMEPIAREAGVSTATLYLYFPSKADLFAAVIEDAGRDFSRQMECVRASSGPAREQLTHFMTAYAGFMADPFVRSVFRLVMAERPRFRDTALAFFERGRSDFGGPLIRALKDLDSAGELKVAKPSWAAGQLMGMIEHPVFFMPLVTGDEIMAARSIDEIVGDAVDTFLARYAVN, from the coding sequence ATGACCGCCCATTCCACCCTTGCCCCTGTCGCCGTCGCCGATCCGGACCCCCGGTGCCAGGTGGTCCTGCGGGCCGCGCGGCGGGCCTTCATGACCCAGGGTTATGCCGCCACCCGCATGGAGCCGATCGCGCGCGAGGCGGGCGTGTCCACGGCGACCCTGTATCTTTACTTCCCGTCAAAGGCCGATCTGTTCGCGGCCGTCATCGAGGACGCCGGCCGGGATTTCTCGCGCCAGATGGAATGCGTGCGGGCGTCCTCGGGCCCGGCGCGAGAGCAGCTGACCCATTTCATGACGGCCTATGCCGGGTTCATGGCCGATCCGTTCGTCCGCTCGGTCTTCCGGCTGGTGATGGCCGAACGGCCCCGGTTCCGCGACACGGCCCTGGCCTTCTTCGAGCGAGGCCGCAGCGATTTCGGCGGTCCCTTGATCCGGGCCCTGAAAGATCTCGACAGCGCGGGAGAGCTGAAGGTCGCCAAGCCGTCCTGGGCGGCGGGTCAGCTGATGGGGATGATCGAACATCCCGTCTTCTTCATGCCGCTGGTGACCGGGGACGAGATCATGGCGGCCCGGTCGATCGATGAGATCGTCGGCGACGCCGTCGACACCTTCCTGGCCCGCTACGCCGTCAACTAG
- the udk gene encoding uridine kinase: protein MTVLIAITGGSGSGKSTLAETLVAVLPPGAAVLVREDSYYRDAASLPDFDAATFDFDDVAARDHDLMIADLKRLKAGKPVTAPVYSFIHHGREPEGEPIAAAEVVIVEGTHVLCTPDLTALFDIRVFVDTPADIRFIRRLLRDQSERGRTAESVIHQYLATVRPGHERLTEPSKTHADFIVADATAAVRLDDPQAVVRLAAPVLAHPLLAALLAR from the coding sequence ATGACCGTCCTGATCGCGATCACCGGAGGCTCGGGCTCGGGCAAAAGCACGTTGGCGGAAACCCTGGTCGCCGTTCTGCCCCCGGGGGCGGCGGTGCTGGTGCGCGAGGACTCCTACTATCGCGATGCGGCCAGTCTGCCGGATTTCGATGCGGCGACCTTTGACTTCGACGATGTGGCGGCGCGCGACCACGACCTGATGATCGCCGACCTGAAACGTCTCAAGGCCGGCAAGCCGGTAACGGCGCCGGTCTATTCCTTCATCCACCATGGGCGCGAGCCCGAGGGCGAGCCCATCGCAGCGGCCGAGGTCGTCATCGTGGAGGGCACCCACGTGCTGTGTACACCCGACCTGACCGCCCTGTTCGACATCCGGGTGTTCGTGGATACGCCCGCCGACATCCGCTTCATCCGCCGTCTGTTGCGAGATCAGTCCGAGCGGGGACGCACGGCCGAGTCGGTGATCCATCAGTATCTGGCCACCGTGCGGCCGGGCCACGAGCGGCTGACGGAGCCGTCCAAGACCCATGCCGACTTCATCGTCGCCGATGCGACGGCGGCCGTTCGGCTGGACGATCCCCAGGCTGTGGTGAGACTGGCGGCACCGGTGCTAGCGCATCCGCTACTGGCGGCGCTGCTGGCGCGATAG
- a CDS encoding long-chain-fatty-acid--CoA ligase, which produces MLGLMQDWPLTVDKILDHAKNWHGHREVVTRSVEGPIVRTTYAEIHGRAKRVSNVLLGWGVKPGDRIATLAWNTGKHIEAWYGIMGIGAVCHTLNPRLFPEQLIYIINHAEDRMIFVDLTFVPLLEAILPHCPKVERVIVMTDEWTMPATKLPKAECYEAVLSDASEDVVWGDFDEKTACGLCYTSGTTGNPKGVLYSHRSNFIHTLLGLQSTVLGATPSEVILPVVPMFHANAWGIAFGGPAAGSKLVMPGAKMDGASIYELIVSEGVTFSAAVPTVWQGLLTHLRDNGLRIPTVKRVLIGGSAVPESLIRAFNDEFGIEVLQGWGMTETSPIGTLSNMTPEILALPYDEQMKWRIKQGTPPLGVELKLKNYAGQELPHDGHTYGRLMIKGPTIAGAYFRSDESILDVEGFFDTGDVSTVDEQGFMQITDRAKDVIKSGGEWISSIDIENIAVGHPKVELAAVIGAAHPKWDERPVLIVKLKPGETQDKQEHLDFLTGKIAKWWMPDDVVFVDDIPLGATGKVDKKLIRERMKDYRLPTATVPA; this is translated from the coding sequence ATGCTCGGATTGATGCAGGACTGGCCGCTGACGGTCGACAAGATTCTCGATCACGCGAAGAACTGGCACGGCCATCGCGAGGTCGTGACCCGCTCGGTCGAGGGCCCGATCGTCCGGACGACCTATGCGGAGATCCACGGCCGGGCGAAGCGGGTGTCGAACGTCCTGCTGGGCTGGGGCGTCAAGCCCGGCGACCGCATCGCCACCCTGGCCTGGAACACCGGCAAACATATCGAGGCCTGGTACGGCATCATGGGGATCGGGGCGGTCTGCCACACCCTGAACCCGCGCCTGTTCCCGGAACAGCTGATCTACATCATCAACCACGCCGAAGACCGGATGATCTTCGTCGACCTGACCTTCGTACCCCTGCTCGAAGCCATCCTGCCGCACTGCCCCAAGGTCGAGCGGGTCATCGTCATGACCGACGAATGGACCATGCCGGCGACCAAACTGCCCAAGGCGGAATGCTATGAGGCGGTTCTGTCTGACGCGTCCGAAGATGTCGTCTGGGGCGACTTCGACGAAAAGACTGCCTGTGGCCTGTGCTACACCTCAGGCACGACCGGAAACCCCAAGGGCGTCCTGTATTCGCACCGGTCGAACTTCATCCACACCCTGCTGGGCCTGCAATCGACAGTCCTGGGGGCCACGCCGAGCGAGGTCATCCTGCCGGTCGTGCCGATGTTCCACGCCAACGCCTGGGGCATTGCCTTCGGCGGTCCGGCGGCGGGGTCCAAGCTGGTCATGCCGGGTGCCAAGATGGACGGCGCTTCGATCTATGAGCTGATCGTGTCCGAGGGCGTCACCTTCTCGGCCGCCGTACCGACCGTCTGGCAGGGCCTGCTGACCCACCTGCGCGACAACGGCCTGCGTATCCCCACGGTCAAACGCGTGCTGATCGGCGGCTCGGCGGTGCCCGAAAGCCTGATCCGCGCCTTCAACGATGAATTCGGCATCGAGGTGCTCCAGGGCTGGGGCATGACCGAGACCTCGCCGATCGGCACCCTGTCCAACATGACGCCCGAAATCCTCGCCCTGCCCTATGACGAGCAGATGAAGTGGCGGATCAAGCAGGGCACGCCGCCGCTGGGCGTCGAACTCAAGCTCAAGAACTACGCCGGCCAGGAACTGCCCCACGACGGTCACACCTACGGGCGGCTGATGATCAAGGGCCCAACCATCGCCGGTGCCTATTTCCGCTCGGACGAGAGCATCCTGGACGTCGAGGGCTTCTTCGACACCGGCGACGTCTCGACCGTCGACGAACAGGGCTTCATGCAGATCACCGACCGCGCCAAGGACGTGATCAAGTCCGGGGGCGAGTGGATCTCCTCGATCGACATCGAGAACATCGCCGTGGGTCACCCCAAGGTCGAACTGGCCGCCGTCATCGGCGCGGCCCACCCCAAATGGGACGAACGTCCCGTCCTGATCGTCAAGCTCAAGCCCGGCGAGACCCAGGACAAGCAGGAGCATCTGGACTTCCTGACCGGCAAGATCGCCAAATGGTGGATGCCCGACGACGTCGTCTTCGTCGACGACATCCCGCTGGGGGCCACCGGCAAGGTCGACAAGAAGCTGATCCGCGAACGCATGAAGGATTACCGCCTGCCGACGGCGACGGTGCCCGCCTGA
- a CDS encoding 6-carboxytetrahydropterin synthase: protein MPSLPKAVFEITKQATFDAAHHFPNEPEGSIYRRVHGHSFTVEATVRSETLDAEHGWVADLGALDRALKTAAGMLDHGMLNDHPGLELPSLEKLCLWFVGQLQPEWPGLARIKVARPTINESCVLSL, encoded by the coding sequence ATGCCCTCCCTCCCCAAGGCTGTTTTCGAGATCACCAAACAGGCGACCTTCGACGCCGCCCACCATTTCCCGAACGAACCCGAGGGCAGCATCTATCGCCGCGTCCACGGCCATTCCTTCACGGTCGAGGCGACGGTGAGGTCCGAGACGCTGGACGCCGAGCACGGCTGGGTCGCCGACCTGGGAGCGCTGGACCGGGCGCTGAAGACGGCGGCGGGGATGCTGGACCACGGGATGCTGAACGACCATCCGGGGCTGGAACTGCCCAGCCTGGAGAAGCTGTGCCTGTGGTTCGTGGGTCAGTTGCAGCCGGAATGGCCGGGCCTGGCGCGCATCAAGGTGGCTCGGCCGACAATCAACGAAAGCTGCGTGCTGAGCTTGTAA
- the queE gene encoding 7-carboxy-7-deazaguanine synthase, with the protein MTYSVKETFLTVQGEGGQAGRPAVFLRFAGCNLWNGLERDRVAAVCSFCDTDFVGVDGDGGGKFADAEVLADHVASMWRGRAGDPMLVVCTGGEPLLQLDAALIAALKARGFDIAVETNGTVAAPDGIDWICVSPKAEALVVQKTGAELKLVYPQAAAMPDRFEHLAFDRFWLQPMDGPDQVANTAAALDYCLSHPKWRLSVQTHKYIGVR; encoded by the coding sequence ATGACCTATTCGGTCAAGGAGACCTTTCTGACGGTGCAGGGGGAGGGCGGCCAGGCGGGACGTCCGGCAGTCTTCCTGCGCTTTGCCGGGTGCAATCTGTGGAACGGGCTGGAGCGGGACCGAGTGGCGGCGGTCTGCTCGTTCTGCGACACCGACTTCGTTGGCGTTGATGGCGACGGCGGCGGTAAGTTCGCGGATGCCGAGGTCCTGGCCGACCACGTCGCCTCGATGTGGCGGGGACGGGCAGGTGATCCCATGCTGGTCGTCTGCACCGGGGGCGAGCCCTTGCTGCAACTGGATGCGGCCCTGATCGCTGCGCTGAAGGCGCGGGGGTTCGACATCGCGGTGGAGACCAACGGTACGGTCGCGGCACCGGACGGGATCGACTGGATCTGCGTCAGTCCTAAGGCCGAAGCATTGGTGGTGCAGAAGACGGGGGCCGAGCTGAAGCTGGTCTATCCGCAAGCCGCCGCCATGCCCGACCGGTTCGAGCATCTGGCGTTCGACCGGTTCTGGCTCCAGCCCATGGACGGTCCGGACCAGGTGGCCAACACCGCCGCCGCCCTCGACTATTGCCTGAGCCACCCGAAATGGCGGCTCAGCGTCCAGACCCACAAATACATAGGCGTGCGTTGA
- the queC gene encoding 7-cyano-7-deazaguanine synthase QueC: MSEIQPVSSSSALVLFSGGQDSATCLAWTLERYERVETVGFDYGQRHAVEMAARLTVREAMGRALPELAGRLGPDHVIDLTGFGAIGETALTSERAIEIDARGLPTTFVPGRNLVFLSVAAALADRRGLAVLVGGMCETDYSGYPDCRRTTIDAMARALSLGLDKPVPIETPLMGLNKAQTWALAHQIGGRRLVDLIIEDSHTCYLGDREHRHVWGYGCGTCPACELRAAGHAEWVGG; this comes from the coding sequence ATGAGCGAAATCCAGCCCGTCTCTTCATCATCGGCTCTCGTCCTGTTCTCGGGCGGGCAGGACAGCGCGACCTGTCTGGCCTGGACGCTGGAGCGGTATGAACGGGTCGAGACGGTCGGCTTCGACTACGGCCAGCGGCATGCGGTGGAGATGGCGGCGCGGCTGACGGTGCGCGAGGCCATGGGGCGGGCCCTGCCGGAGCTGGCCGGGCGGCTGGGGCCGGACCACGTCATCGACCTGACCGGGTTCGGAGCGATCGGCGAGACGGCCCTGACCAGCGAACGCGCCATCGAGATCGATGCACGCGGCCTGCCGACCACCTTCGTGCCGGGGCGCAACCTGGTATTCCTGAGCGTCGCGGCGGCGCTGGCGGACCGGCGCGGACTGGCGGTGCTGGTCGGCGGGATGTGCGAGACGGATTACTCGGGCTATCCCGATTGTCGGCGCACGACCATCGACGCCATGGCCAGGGCGCTGTCGCTGGGCCTGGACAAGCCCGTGCCGATCGAGACGCCGCTGATGGGTCTGAACAAGGCCCAGACCTGGGCCCTGGCGCACCAGATCGGCGGGCGGCGGCTGGTCGACCTGATCATCGAGGACAGCCACACCTGCTACCTCGGCGACCGCGAGCATCGCCATGTCTGGGGATACGGCTGTGGAACCTGCCCGGCCTGTGAACTGCGGGCGGCGGGTCATGCCGAATGGGTCGGCGGATGA
- a CDS encoding response regulator, whose product MPTIEVLTERMDPIAPTALASDVFLRFRDEPDTLVIPVVENGRPIGLIERNAFLLKIAGPFGHALYSGRTVVHVMDPEPAVVEAGVSIDSFCDIMLKGGAGALMRGFIVTRDGRYSGVGTAVSLLQAVNDRQRIQNGELEAQAHALTDSRTQALASARAKSQFLSIMSHELRTPMNGVLAVAELLRRQPLNAAAQAHVQTIVDSSETLIRILQDALDLSRAEAGELELTPVATPLRALMDDVEQLWAPRASQDGVTLMIGYEGDTELAAEIDPMRLKQVFNNLIGNALKFARNGMVEARLKAWAEGDHIHMQARVRDDGPGVDADKVDAIFDPFVHGSGADGAGLGLSICRQIVDRMGGRIWAENNAGRGATFAFDFDAARTVPQVEAPSNVQTLDDLELQATPHILIVDDNATNRVVAQALCEMFGCSSETAEDGLEALDAVMSRSFDLILMDIKMPRMDGVQCTQAIRALSGPESLIPIIALTANADPDDAKGYLAIGMAAVVEKPIKPERLRMAMNAALSGEPVPVAEPAPSRVRAA is encoded by the coding sequence ATGCCGACGATCGAAGTCCTGACAGAACGCATGGACCCCATCGCGCCCACCGCCCTGGCGAGCGATGTTTTCCTGCGGTTCCGAGACGAGCCCGACACCCTGGTCATTCCGGTGGTCGAGAACGGCCGGCCGATCGGCCTGATCGAACGCAATGCCTTCCTGCTCAAGATCGCCGGACCCTTCGGCCATGCCCTCTATTCCGGCCGGACGGTGGTCCATGTGATGGATCCCGAGCCCGCCGTGGTCGAGGCGGGCGTAAGCATCGACTCTTTCTGCGACATCATGCTGAAGGGGGGCGCCGGAGCCCTGATGCGCGGCTTCATCGTCACCCGCGACGGTCGCTACAGCGGCGTCGGCACGGCCGTGTCCCTGCTTCAGGCCGTCAATGATCGCCAGCGGATCCAGAACGGCGAACTGGAGGCCCAGGCCCATGCCCTGACCGATTCCAGGACCCAAGCCCTCGCCTCCGCCCGCGCCAAGAGCCAGTTCCTCAGCATTATGAGCCACGAGCTGCGCACCCCGATGAACGGCGTGCTCGCCGTCGCCGAGCTGCTGCGCCGCCAGCCGCTGAATGCGGCCGCCCAGGCCCATGTCCAGACCATCGTCGATTCCTCCGAAACCCTGATCCGCATCCTTCAGGACGCCCTGGATCTGTCGCGCGCCGAGGCCGGCGAGCTGGAACTGACGCCGGTTGCGACCCCTCTCCGCGCCCTGATGGACGACGTCGAACAGCTGTGGGCACCGCGAGCGTCCCAGGACGGCGTGACCCTGATGATCGGTTATGAGGGCGACACGGAACTGGCCGCCGAGATCGATCCGATGCGGCTGAAACAGGTCTTCAACAACCTGATCGGCAATGCGCTGAAGTTCGCCCGCAACGGCATGGTCGAGGCCCGCCTCAAGGCCTGGGCCGAGGGCGACCATATCCATATGCAGGCCCGCGTCCGCGACGACGGTCCCGGTGTCGATGCCGACAAGGTCGACGCCATCTTCGATCCCTTCGTCCACGGATCCGGTGCCGACGGCGCGGGCCTGGGCCTGTCGATCTGTCGCCAGATCGTGGACCGGATGGGCGGGCGCATCTGGGCCGAGAACAACGCCGGTCGCGGCGCCACCTTCGCCTTCGACTTCGACGCCGCCCGCACCGTGCCCCAGGTCGAGGCTCCGTCGAACGTCCAGACCCTGGACGATCTCGAGCTCCAGGCCACGCCCCACATCCTGATCGTCGACGACAACGCCACCAACCGCGTCGTGGCCCAGGCCCTGTGCGAGATGTTTGGCTGCTCGTCCGAAACCGCCGAGGACGGGCTGGAGGCGCTCGACGCCGTCATGTCTCGTTCGTTCGACCTGATCCTGATGGACATCAAGATGCCGCGCATGGACGGCGTCCAGTGTACCCAGGCCATCCGCGCCCTGTCCGGCCCCGAGAGCCTGATCCCGATCATCGCTCTGACCGCCAACGCCGACCCTGACGACGCCAAGGGATATCTTGCCATCGGCATGGCCGCCGTGGTCGAAAAGCCTATCAAGCCCGAACGCCTGCGCATGGCCATGAACGCCGCCCTGTCCGGCGAACCGGTTCCCGTCGCCGAACCCGCGCCGTCGAGAGTCCGCGCGGCCTAA